The sequence below is a genomic window from Pirellulales bacterium.
CGGCTGTCGATGAGCCCTTGCAATATCGGTACGGCATCGACAGCAGGCCCAAGGCTCAGTGTGTTGATCGCCTGCACGCGCGCCGCGGCCGGCCGGTCGGCGTCACGTGCCGTGGCTTGCGCCGTGGCCAGTAACGTGGCCATCACCTGACGTGCCTTGCTATTCGGTTGGTCCGACAAGTACCGTTCGAGCGAAGCGCCCTGCCGCGCGGCTCCTTCGGTTAATCCACGCACCAATTGTCCGGCCAGCTCCTGTTCCGCTTCGGGCAAGGCTTCGATCGCGGCCAGCACGGCTTTCACATCCTGGGGTTTGCCGGCACTGCCGGCTTGCAGTGCGATCGCAGCCAACGATGACTTGCCCGGCTCGCTCGCCCGAAACGCTTCATCCCTGACTAGATCGTTAAACACCGCCTCGATGCCGCCGCCGAGCGAACTCAGCAATGCCAGTTGCATCCAGCGATTGGCCGGCTCGCGCCGCGCAAGCGCCGCCAAAGCCTCGTCACGGGCTGCGTTGCCGTCGAGTTCTCCTAAGCTGAACAAAAGCTGATAGCGGACGTGCGGATCTTGCTCCGACTTCGCAAGTTCAAAAAGCTTTTCACAGGCGGCCGGCGAGTCTTGGGCCACCTTCTCGGCATGCCGTACCGCGTGCTCGCGCACGCGCGAATGCTTGTCCGCGAGTGCCGTCGAAACCGCCGCCGGCGTCAACGCGTCTAGCCCGGCCAGCGCATACAGCGCGTGCATCCGCCCCCCGGGCGAGGGCGATTCGGCGGCCAGCTTTTCTAGCGCCGGAACTGCCTGTCCGTCGCGTCGTTGATACAACAGTCGCGCGGCCGTTTCGCGATGCCAACCGTTGGCATGCGCCAGCGTCTCCACTAGCTCCGCTGTCGGGGCCTCTCGCAGTCGTGGCAACGCGCGCTGCTTGAACCCCTCAGGGACAACGCGATAAACCCGCCCGCGATCGCGGCCGCTCGTTAGATCGAGGTGCCGCTTGATCACCGGCGGCAACGAAGCCGGATGCTCAATCACTTCGCGGTACATATCCGCGATATACAGCGTGCCGTCGGGAGCGTTGGCAAACTGCACGGGCCGAAACCAGTCATCCTTCGAAGCGACGAACTCGCTCTCCTTATCGATGCGCCGTGCGATCGACTCCACACCGTTCGGTTCCAGGCGCTTACGATGTGCTAGGTTCGTACACGCGTCCCCCATCACGGCCAACCCGTCCCACTCGGCGGGCCAGGCATCGCCGCGATAGATCGTGATTCCAGTGGCGCCGGTGAAATAACCACTAGCCCGGCCTCCCCCTTCGATCGGGCCCGGCACTTTGCCCGCCACGCGCAACCGCGTGCGCACCACGCGCCACGGCTCGACGGGGCTGGCGCGATAGATTTCGGCCGCCGGCCCATCCGGCGCGATGCTGATCCGCGGGCTGGGGGCCGCGAGGTACGGATTCCGTGCCACGTAACGATCTTCGAACATGACCCGTTGAATGTGGTCGCTGTTCGAGCAGACGTATTTGTGTCCCCATTTGTCGAAGCTCATGCCGTACTGCCCGCCGCCGCTAGTGGGCGAGAGCGCAAGCGTCCGCGGATCGAAAGCGAAATCGCGTCCCGACAGTACCACCGGCTTCGCCTTCTCGTCATTGGCGCGGCGCACGGTGGCGCCAGCGCTACTGGTCGCGCCGTGAATGCGATTATCGAGTCCCCAGGCAAAGCTGTTCAGCAGTCCCTGGACGTTGCTGCGACCGAAGCCGGTGAAGACCTTTTGCGTGACGTCGGCGTGACCATCACCGTCGTTGTCTTTACAGAACAGAATATCCGGCGCGGCGCCGATAAAAACGCCGCCGTCATAACAAATCACGGCCGTCGGCCATGACAGATTATCCGCAAAGACGGTGCTGGTATCGAAACGGCCGTCGCCATCGGTATCGGTCAACAGCCGGACCTTGCCCAGCCGCCCCTCGGCGTCTTCCGAATAGTCTTGCATTTCGACGACAAACAGCCGGCCGTTCTCATCGAACGCAAGCGCGATCGGATCTTCAACCAACGGTTCGGCTGCGGTTAATTCGACGTGAAAGCCCGGCGCGACGACAAACGTGCCGACCGCATCACGCGACTCGACAAATGGAATTCGCGGCAGCTCGGCCGAAAAATCTTCGTCCTCGATCGTCTTCGGCGCATCAGCGGCCTGCGCCGTATTCACATTGATCGGCGTTTGCCAAAAAACAGTGCAAGCCACCATCGCGCACGAGAAAATCGCCACACGAGTTCGAAGGCGTCGCAAAGGATATCCCGCGCCACGGGTCCGCCGCTCTAGGTCGTCGGCGCCGGCAGAATCTTTTCTCGATCGTCGAGTTTGCATCGTGTCGTTTCTCGGCAGGCTGTATGAGGAGGGGCGCGCGGCGGCAAGCAAATCCAATTCGTCCGCAGAGCGCATCTAATAGGATAATCATCCGCCGCGCCGGGCACATCTGCCACCAAACACGGTCGGGGGATGAGTAGTGTATTCGCAACCCTGGAAGCGGTTTTTGCGATATTCGCGGCCGAGTACAATTACTGGTGCGAGATTCGTAAGCCAGAGACCAGCGGCTAGTTACGATCCACTGCCGCTATGATGCCGGGCTGTTCGGCCACGTCTCGAGATCCGAGTAGACGTGCCACCGTAGTTACGGGATGGAAGATCCTATGGAATCGCCTATCTTGCCGCGCCGCCGCTGGTTCCAGTTCGGCCTGCGATCGTTGCTCGTGGTGGTGACGCTCCTGGCCTTTTGGCTGGCATGGGAACTCCACTTCATCCGAGAGCGGCAACGCTTGATTAGGGACTACAGTTCTCCGCCCAAAAGCTGGCTTTTCGGCGTACTGACACCAGAGAAACGACAGCAAGATCCAAGTTTTCGCTGGCCGACAATCCCCTTCTGGAGAAAGTGGCTTGGCGACGAACCTGTCGCAACGGTCTGCATTAATCCTTTTACTTATTCAGACGCCAAAGACATCGAATCGATGGCAGCATCGTTCCCGGAAGCGGATGTCACGAACATGGCGGCAGGATGGCAGCTAGACACACCACGCGCGCTTCCGGCCGACTACAAGGAATTCTACCGACACTCTCCTACTCGGGACTCATGGTTTTCCTTTGAATAGAAAGCAGCTACTCACGCGTACGCTAAGCAGCCGCGACCTGCCGGGTTGTGCATGACGGGCACGCCGTCTTGATTGCGCGCGTCGGCTAAAGTGCCCGTTTTCGCACGTGCCCGTGTACGTAAACGTCGCCGGAGAGCAGTTCGATGGCCGGTTCTTCGAGCGACCAGGCCGCGGGCGGTCCCTGTACCCCTATGCCCCCCACCGCCGATGGCGAACCGTGGCCGCCGAACACGTGCGGCGCGATAAAGGCATGCACCTCGTCCACGGCACCTGCGTCGAAAAGCGAACCCAATAGCGTCGCGCCCCCTTCGACCAGGACGTTCGTCATCCGCCGCCGCCCGAGTTCGGCAAGCAAAGCATCGAGCCGCTCCTGCGTCGTCTCGCCGGCACACAAAAACACCTCGCAACCCGCGTCGCGTAGGCGGGCGACATTGGCGGCCGGCGCGGCACTCGCGGCGGCAATCAGCACCGGCGCGTCCGACGTGGTGCGCACCAATTGGCTCTCAAGCGAAAGCGCCGCCTGCGAGTCCAGCACGACGCGCGTGGCAACGCGTGCTCCGGCCGGCCGGGCCGTCAGCAGCGGATCATCGGTCGTGGCCGTGCCGCGCCCCACGATGATCGCATCGACGCGCCCGCGCAATTGATGTACGACGGCCCGGGACTCGTCGTTCGAAATCCAGCGGCTCGCTCCGCTGGTCGTAGCGGTATGCCCGTCAAGCGTCATGGCCCATTTCGCGATCACCCACGGCCGGGCATGCTTGACCAGCTTTAGATACGGCGCGTTCAAGCGCTCGGCCTCGGCTTGCATGACGCCGACATGTACGTCGATGCCGTGAGCGCGCAGCTCGGCGACACCGCCGCCACTGACTTGGGGAAAGGGATCTTGCTGCGCAACGACGACTTCCGCGATGCCTGCGTCGAGGATGGCCCGCGTGCAGGGGGGCGTCTTGCCGAAGTGGCAACACGGCTCGAGCGTGACGTACAACGTCGCGCCCTTCGCACGCCGCCCGGCGATCGACAAGGCAATCACCTCGGCGTGAGGACCACCATACCGATTATGAAACCCTTCGCCGATGATCTCAGCGCGATGCGCGACGACACATCCCACCAGCGGATTCGGTTCGACCAGACCGCGCCCCTGCTCCGCGATCGCTAATGCCCGGCGAATATGCCAGACGTCCAAGTCGCGCGGGCGTGGGCTGACAGTCTCGGCGTCCGGCATGGCAATTCCTAAGCAGCAAAAACAGGGACCGGGCCCAAGCTCGTGGGAATGCGCATCCCATGCGGCAGGCCACGCTCGGCAATTCATCCGCAGATTCTACAGATGAGACGCGCCGGTGGATGCCGCTTCCCCCTCGGGCACCAAAAAACTCATGTGCATTTCGGCGTGGCGCAGGTGGAAGCGGTCCCATTCCTCAATCGTCAGTGGGCCGGCAACCGGATGGCGCGAGCGGGCCGTCTCGCTGCGCAACCGCTCGAGGCCTTGGCTGAGCGCCGCCATGCCTTCGGCCGGAGACGTTTGATCGGGAATCAGCCGCTTGCCGGCGGACGCGGGAAGTTTATACCCGGCGGGAAACGGGCCATTGAGCAACAATCGCTTAACGTAGATCCGGCCCACGATCGTGAGCCACAGAGGAACTTTGAAGCCAGAACCGTTGATCGACCCTTCCATGGCCACGCCCAGATGTTTGAGCGTCTGCCCGACGGACCAATTGCCGAGCGAAGTCACTTCGCCGGCAGCGGCCAACGCCTCGGCTTCGGCCAGCATTTCGTCGAAAGAATGAAAGCGGAGCCGGCGGCGTCCGCGGACTTTCTTCGTGTCGACGGCCATGCTGCAAGTCTCCGAATGTTGCGCGCGAGCGCATGGTCGCCATGCGATAGCACAGCGCGGCAACGCCCCGCAAACGTTGGTCCAATTTATCCCGATCGAAAGCACGGGGCAAACGCGGAGCGCCGTGCCAGGAAGCCGTGTAACGAGGTTACCAATAGCA
It includes:
- a CDS encoding PVC-type heme-binding CxxCH protein, whose amino-acid sequence is MVACTVFWQTPINVNTAQAADAPKTIEDEDFSAELPRIPFVESRDAVGTFVVAPGFHVELTAAEPLVEDPIALAFDENGRLFVVEMQDYSEDAEGRLGKVRLLTDTDGDGRFDTSTVFADNLSWPTAVICYDGGVFIGAAPDILFCKDNDGDGHADVTQKVFTGFGRSNVQGLLNSFAWGLDNRIHGATSSAGATVRRANDEKAKPVVLSGRDFAFDPRTLALSPTSGGGQYGMSFDKWGHKYVCSNSDHIQRVMFEDRYVARNPYLAAPSPRISIAPDGPAAEIYRASPVEPWRVVRTRLRVAGKVPGPIEGGGRASGYFTGATGITIYRGDAWPAEWDGLAVMGDACTNLAHRKRLEPNGVESIARRIDKESEFVASKDDWFRPVQFANAPDGTLYIADMYREVIEHPASLPPVIKRHLDLTSGRDRGRVYRVVPEGFKQRALPRLREAPTAELVETLAHANGWHRETAARLLYQRRDGQAVPALEKLAAESPSPGGRMHALYALAGLDALTPAAVSTALADKHSRVREHAVRHAEKVAQDSPAACEKLFELAKSEQDPHVRYQLLFSLGELDGNAARDEALAALARREPANRWMQLALLSSLGGGIEAVFNDLVRDEAFRASEPGKSSLAAIALQAGSAGKPQDVKAVLAAIEALPEAEQELAGQLVRGLTEGAARQGASLERYLSDQPNSKARQVMATLLATAQATARDADRPAAARVQAINTLSLGPAVDAVPILQGLIDSRQPQEVQLAALMALGRAEGGAVAKILIDAWPTLSPRLRSQAAESLLARADRIPILLDAIEAERFKPSELEPARVQQLLNQPDATQRARAAKLLASVKPGRRQEVVDAYRPALALSGDAAAGKRHFQKVCAACHRVEGVGHEIGANLAAMKNRGPEAILVNVLDPNREVNPQFVNYTLTTVDGRILTGMVDAETATSVTLRRAEGVTDTVLRVNIEELMASGQSLMPEGLDQQLDRQAIADLIAYLMSLP
- the ribD gene encoding bifunctional diaminohydroxyphosphoribosylaminopyrimidine deaminase/5-amino-6-(5-phosphoribosylamino)uracil reductase RibD, with the translated sequence MPDAETVSPRPRDLDVWHIRRALAIAEQGRGLVEPNPLVGCVVAHRAEIIGEGFHNRYGGPHAEVIALSIAGRRAKGATLYVTLEPCCHFGKTPPCTRAILDAGIAEVVVAQQDPFPQVSGGGVAELRAHGIDVHVGVMQAEAERLNAPYLKLVKHARPWVIAKWAMTLDGHTATTSGASRWISNDESRAVVHQLRGRVDAIIVGRGTATTDDPLLTARPAGARVATRVVLDSQAALSLESQLVRTTSDAPVLIAAASAAPAANVARLRDAGCEVFLCAGETTQERLDALLAELGRRRMTNVLVEGGATLLGSLFDAGAVDEVHAFIAPHVFGGHGSPSAVGGIGVQGPPAAWSLEEPAIELLSGDVYVHGHVRKRAL
- a CDS encoding DUF1569 domain-containing protein, coding for MAVDTKKVRGRRRLRFHSFDEMLAEAEALAAAGEVTSLGNWSVGQTLKHLGVAMEGSINGSGFKVPLWLTIVGRIYVKRLLLNGPFPAGYKLPASAGKRLIPDQTSPAEGMAALSQGLERLRSETARSRHPVAGPLTIEEWDRFHLRHAEMHMSFLVPEGEAASTGASHL